In the Streptobacillus moniliformis DSM 12112 genome, one interval contains:
- a CDS encoding YadA-like family protein translates to MKGESKLKKWLKGRIRIDKRIIIAFLITGSILSNLSYSRETYEEDPTETQKDVDLTDGFHRGNSAKLDYDPKKVPRILDNKVPGNTLDTTKKRGTGVALGAFSHAGKGGVALGSHSSSGGAVFGVGIGFQARATKASAIAIGAGSYSNGYYSQAYGRSATALGNESIAQGVTSLAKEKGSIAIGTNATSSGENAIAIGSSARIRNALYQTDQSKRTDASGKNSVALGHMSQASIENGIAIGSESKTTVDKGIEGYNPNSSDTETLKGNVLKSTHAALAIGNGSTVTRQITGLAAGKEDTDAVNVAQLKALEKKITNLSDDTINKWKEKLTIGYKVGSETNSKTVSLSTGLHFKSSNDNLTITSGDKGEVKFELKQTDTINGTNGSSSNKLTTEKAVKSYVQEQIKDVKEGKFKDLTITSKDDSSKKSTIETDKDGDLAVKKGDNGSSSKILTEANVGEKAKLKYKANGSGEKEVELNKGLNFKDGTNTKATIGENGEVKYDLNDNLTGIKSIKGLESRTTDKDDYGTSDNEGRAATEGAVKKLKEEIESKLGDSSKDDQSTKNKNGSAGKDGLNGKSINEKINSIRRGESGSLVYTDEEGNRVVKADDGKFYKKEDVETNGKAKANATAVTNIRQSLVDKDGSTTNPTVLGNVGAATKDTDAINLKQLKDLGLDPTAQNKKPALTYDGENKEKITLGKDTSNPTTITNLKEGEVSSTSKDAVNGKQLHELGEKSLIFGAEEGTNFTRNNNQTKTVEIISTKEEIKKDGNTYVGNNLTTKISSNGNKATISVGLKEDPEFKELTIKDYFNKERIRFRTEYDKGVIDFLNNEGVIRGLADPVDENDAANKNYVDNSVTKALGGVASAIAMANLPNVSGGGHNIAGSYGYYNGEHAFALGLSGTNEKVNLTYRASGSLNTRGNISLGAGLGYQFDNISKRNKELLTLQRNGNINLLDEKVYELEKQLNKVEKLNLEYKNEVEELKVKVNKLEKMLNELIKK, encoded by the coding sequence GTGAAGGGTGAAAGTAAATTAAAAAAATGGTTAAAAGGCAGAATAAGAATAGACAAGAGAATAATAATAGCCTTTTTAATAACAGGAAGTATTTTAAGTAATCTATCTTATTCAAGAGAAACATATGAGGAAGATCCAACAGAAACTCAAAAAGATGTAGATTTAACAGATGGATTTCATCGTGGAAATTCTGCAAAATTAGATTATGATCCTAAAAAAGTACCTAGAATATTAGATAATAAGGTTCCAGGAAATACACTTGATACTACGAAAAAAAGAGGAACAGGAGTAGCCTTAGGTGCATTTTCTCATGCAGGAAAAGGAGGAGTAGCTTTAGGAAGCCACTCATCAAGTGGGGGTGCAGTATTTGGAGTAGGTATAGGATTTCAAGCGAGGGCAACAAAGGCATCAGCAATAGCAATAGGAGCAGGAAGTTATAGTAATGGATATTATTCACAAGCATATGGAAGAAGTGCTACAGCTCTTGGAAATGAATCAATAGCACAAGGAGTTACATCATTAGCAAAAGAAAAAGGTTCAATAGCAATAGGAACAAATGCAACATCAAGTGGTGAAAATGCTATAGCTATAGGATCATCAGCAAGAATAAGAAATGCCCTATATCAAACAGATCAAAGTAAAAGAACAGATGCTTCAGGAAAAAATTCAGTAGCTTTAGGTCATATGTCTCAAGCTTCTATAGAAAATGGTATTGCTATAGGTAGTGAATCTAAAACAACTGTAGATAAAGGAATAGAAGGATACAATCCAAATTCTAGTGATACTGAAACATTAAAAGGAAATGTATTAAAATCTACACATGCTGCTTTAGCAATAGGAAATGGTTCTACTGTAACAAGACAAATAACAGGACTTGCAGCAGGAAAAGAAGATACAGATGCAGTAAATGTAGCTCAATTAAAAGCTTTAGAGAAAAAAATTACTAATTTAAGTGATGACACTATAAACAAATGGAAAGAGAAACTAACAATAGGATATAAGGTTGGGAGTGAAACAAATTCTAAGACAGTATCTTTATCAACAGGACTACACTTTAAAAGTAGTAATGATAACCTAACTATAACAAGTGGAGATAAAGGAGAAGTTAAATTTGAATTAAAGCAAACAGACACAATAAATGGAACTAATGGCAGTAGTAGCAATAAACTAACAACTGAAAAAGCAGTTAAAAGTTATGTACAAGAGCAAATAAAAGATGTAAAAGAAGGTAAATTTAAAGACCTTACTATTACTTCTAAAGATGATAGTAGTAAAAAATCAACAATTGAAACAGATAAAGATGGAGATCTAGCAGTAAAAAAAGGAGATAATGGTTCATCATCTAAGATATTAACAGAAGCTAATGTTGGAGAAAAAGCTAAACTAAAATATAAAGCAAATGGTAGTGGAGAAAAAGAAGTTGAATTAAATAAAGGATTAAATTTTAAAGATGGAACCAATACTAAAGCTACTATAGGAGAAAATGGAGAAGTTAAATATGATTTAAATGATAATCTAACAGGAATAAAATCTATTAAAGGACTTGAAAGTAGAACTACAGATAAAGATGATTATGGAACAAGTGATAATGAAGGAAGAGCAGCAACAGAGGGAGCAGTTAAGAAACTAAAAGAAGAGATAGAAAGTAAACTAGGAGATAGTTCAAAAGATGATCAAAGTACTAAGAATAAAAATGGTTCAGCAGGAAAAGATGGATTAAATGGAAAAAGTATAAATGAAAAAATAAATTCAATAAGAAGAGGAGAATCAGGTTCATTAGTTTATACAGATGAAGAAGGAAACAGAGTAGTTAAAGCAGATGATGGAAAGTTCTATAAAAAAGAAGATGTAGAAACAAATGGAAAAGCTAAAGCTAATGCAACTGCTGTAACTAATATTAGACAAAGCCTAGTAGATAAAGATGGAAGTACTACAAACCCAACAGTATTAGGGAATGTTGGAGCAGCAACAAAAGATACTGATGCAATTAATTTAAAACAATTAAAAGATTTAGGATTAGATCCAACAGCACAAAATAAGAAACCAGCCCTAACTTATGATGGAGAAAATAAAGAAAAGATAACTTTAGGAAAAGATACAAGTAATCCAACAACTATAACTAACCTAAAAGAAGGAGAAGTATCATCTACATCAAAAGATGCAGTTAATGGAAAACAACTACATGAATTAGGAGAAAAATCATTAATATTTGGAGCAGAAGAAGGAACAAACTTTACAAGAAATAATAATCAAACTAAAACAGTTGAAATAATATCAACAAAAGAAGAGATAAAAAAAGATGGAAATACTTATGTAGGAAATAATCTAACAACAAAGATATCAAGTAATGGAAATAAGGCGACTATTTCAGTGGGATTAAAAGAAGATCCAGAGTTTAAAGAACTAACAATAAAAGACTATTTTAATAAAGAAAGAATAAGATTTAGAACAGAATATGATAAAGGAGTAATAGACTTTTTAAATAATGAAGGAGTAATAAGAGGTTTAGCAGATCCAGTAGATGAAAATGATGCAGCCAATAAGAATTATGTAGATAATAGTGTAACAAAAGCTTTAGGAGGAGTAGCAAGTGCAATAGCGATGGCAAATCTACCAAATGTAAGTGGAGGAGGACATAATATAGCAGGATCATATGGTTACTATAACGGAGAACATGCATTTGCATTAGGACTATCAGGAACAAATGAAAAAGTAAATCTAACATATAGAGCAAGTGGATCATTAAATACAAGAGGGAACATATCATTAGGAGCAGGATTAGGTTATCAATTTGATAATATAAGCAAAAGAAATAAAGAACTACTAACACTACAAAGAAATGGAAACATTAACTTGCTTGATGAAAAAGTTTATGAACTAGAAAAACAATTAAATAAAGTGGAAAAATTAAATCTTGAGTATAAAAATGAAGTAGAAGAATTGAAAGTTAAAGTTAATAAATTAGAAAAAATGCTTAATGAATTAATTAAAAAATAA